One window from the genome of Asterias amurensis chromosome 12, ASM3211899v1 encodes:
- the LOC139945090 gene encoding putative defense protein 3, with protein sequence MRTAMLSILIFVPALVLGYGYGPPVSTYPDLCTDMIPVGHNGGVSIANDTDTPPYTITTNSDKYTAGGSLTVTISASEPTFFEGFFIQARRTDMGIGDTNVSIGEFAYPPLKTQLIQCHNVSNSAWAHSDDPEWTTVFAVWNAPAQDEGPIEFKATIVTGEPSEDWFYLGVKSAQISFMAGDAITVSPPATQPGVTDDNTSSPEPTTTDGGCSLSASAILCVITMLCGLALA encoded by the exons ACCCCCTGTATCGACGTACCCCGACCTGTGCACCGACATGATCCCAGTGGGTCACAATGGCGGAGTGAGTATAGCCAACGACACGGACACCCCACCGTACACGATTACCACCAACAGTGACAAGTACACGGCGGGTGGGTCACTAACAG TGACTATATCCGCAAGTGAGCCGACATTCTTTGAGGGATTTTTCATCCAGGCACGGCGTACTGACATGGGTATAGGAGACACCAATGTGTCGATCGGAGAGTTCGCTTACCCACCGCTGAAAACACAGCTTATTCAGTGCCACAACGTCAGCAAT TCGGCGTGGGCCCATTCCGACGACCCTGAGTGGACTACAGTCTTTGCTGTGTGGAACGCACCTGCTCAAGATGAAGGACCTATCGAGTTTAA GGCAACTATCGTAACAGGGGAGCCTAGTGAGGACTGGTTCTACCTCGGTGTCAAATCTGCTCAAATAAGTTTCATGGCTGGAGACGCCATCACAGTGTCACCTCCTGCAACTCAGCCTG GAGTTACTGATGACAACACATCGTCCCCAGAGCCTACAACCACCGATGGTG GCTGTTCTCTAAGCGCTTCAGCTATTCTTTGTGTGATCACCATGTTGTGTGGTTTAGCTCTTGCTTAG